One genomic window of Cyprinus carpio isolate SPL01 chromosome B8, ASM1834038v1, whole genome shotgun sequence includes the following:
- the LOC109057441 gene encoding protein Largen-like codes for MSVSAAAEDGGVSKVQVKRQIRCIVKDLENILGDLKDVAKELKEVVEEIDCLTSDLRLEEDLTDSSKTDTLNSSSSSTTTASSVKIYPEETLFRPPAVLTVLKRPTPSRAQEITPMQNGAPSRDSKSFRCPQTTRERVRFSEKVQYHGYCPDCDTSSTDLHFHSELIDAKHSPVHQCSENGGLAFPSQKPHKTILRKSTSTTV; via the exons ATGTCCGTTAGCGCGGCGGCGGAGGACGGAGGCGTCAGTAAAGTCCAGGTCAAGCGACAGATCCGGTGCATCGTGAAGGATCTCGAGAACATCTTGGGAGACTTGAAGGATGTGGCGAAGGAACTCAAAGAG GTGGTTGAGGAGATCGACTGCCTGACGTCTGATCTCCGTCTGGAGGAGGATCTGACAGACAGCTCCAAGACAGACACGCTCAACAGCAGCTCCAGCAGCACCACCACGGCCTCCAGCGTCAAGATCTACCCCGAGGAGACGCTCTTCAGACCGCCGGCCGTCCTCACCGTCCTGAAGAGACCCACTCCGTCCAGAGCCCAGGAGATCACGCCGATGCAGAACGGAGCGCCCAGCAGAGACTCGAAGTCATTTCGCTGTCCCCAGACCACGAGAGAGCGAGTGCGCTTCAGCGAGAAGGTGCAGTATCACGGCTACTGCCCAGACTGTGACACGAGCAGCACAGATCTGCACTTCCACAGCGAGCTGATCGACGCCAAACACAGTCCTGTCCATCAGTGCTCCGAGAACGGGGGCCTCGCCTTCCCCTCGCAGAAACCACACAAGACCATTCTACGCAAGTCCACCAGCACCACTGTCTGA
- the hsd17b4 gene encoding peroxisomal multifunctional enzyme type 2 isoform X2, with protein sequence MPAPLTFDGRVVLVTGAGGGLGREYALAFGQRGAAVIVNDLGGDIKGGGRSSAAADKVVEEIRAKGGKAVANYDSVEDGEKLIQTALDTFGRIDIVVNNAGILRDRSFARTSDVDWDLIHRVHLRGSFLVSRAAWNHMKNQKFGRIIMTSSAAGIYGNFGQANYSAAKLGLLGLSNTLAIEGQKYNIHCNTIAPTAGSRLTETVMPPDLVQSLRAEYVAPLVLWLCHDACPENGGLFEVGAGWIGKLRWERSLGRIVRQKNESMTPEAVRDAWSEICDFTDASRPSSIQESLQTLVEVLSRVEDERGIRANPTGATAGTNPSSAVGQTLPEMSFSYTHMNCILYALGVGMSTREPDHLKFLYEGHEDFSCLPTFGVIPALSAMTGLGSVPDLNIDFTRLLHGEQYLEMFRALPTSGTLTSRGSVADVLDKGSGMVILLDVHTYSEGELVCYNQFSVFIVGAGGFGGKRTSQKAVVTAAPPDRAPDAVIVDQTSRDQAALYRLSGDWNPLHIDPSFAAMGGFKSPILHGLCSFGFAARHVLKQYAANDVSRFKSIKVRFVKPVYPGQSLQTEMWKEANRIHIQCKVKETEHVLLTSAHTHTHTDASVSGGSPQTGGLQSDLVFAEIGRRIRDAGQELVKKVNAVFGWEISRDGRTVREWTMDLKTGGGSLRSGASKADVIFTVSDEDFMEVVKGKLNPQKAFFSGKLKVRGNIMLSQKLEAVLKDYAKL encoded by the exons ATGCCTGCGCCTTTGACTTTCGACGGCAGAGTGGTGCTGGTGACCGGAGCCGGAGGAG GTTTGGGGAGGGAATACGCTCTGGCGTTCGGTCAGAGAGGAGCCGCTGTCATCG TCAATGATCTGGGAGGAGATATTAAAGGAGGTGGCAGGAGCTCAGCGGCCGCTGATAAAGTGGTGGAGGAGATCAGAGCTAAAGGGGGCAAAGCCGTGGCCAATTACG ATTCAGTGGAAGACGGGGAGAAGCTCATCCAGACGGCGCTGGACACATTTGGCCGAATAG atATCGTGGTGAATAACGCTGG GATTCTGCGGGACCGATCGTTCGCCAGGACCAGCGACGTAGACTGGG ACCTGATTCACCGCGTGCACCTGAGGGGCTCCTTCCTGGTCTCGAGGGCCGCCTGGAACCACATGAAGAACCAGAAGTTTGGGAG GATCATCATGACGTCGTCCGCGGCGGGAATCTACGGTAACTTCGGTCAGGCCAACTACAGCGCGGCCAAGCTGGGTCTGCTGGGTCTGTCCAACACGCTGGCCATCGAAGGACAGAAGTACAACATCCACTGCAACACCATCGCTCCGACCGCAGGATCCCGCCTCACCGAGACCGTCATGCCTCCAG ACCTGGTGCAGTCTCTGAGGGCCGAGTACGTGGCTCCGCTGGTGCTGTGGCTGTGTCATGACGCGTGTCCGGAGAACGGAGGACTGTTCGAG GTCGGCGCCGGATGGATCGGAAAAT TGCGCTGGGAGAGGAGTCTGGGTCGAATCGTGCGGCAGAAGAATGAGAGCATGACGCCGGAGGCCGTGCGAGACGCTTGGAGCGAGATCTGTGACTTCACTGACGCCAGCAGACCCTCCAGCATCCAGG AGTCGCTGCAGACGCTGGTGGAGGTTCTGTCCAGAGTGGAAGATGAACGTGGAATCAGAGCCAATCCGACCGGAGCCACCGCCGGCACTAACCCT TCGTCGGCTGTGGGTCAGACGCTGCCGGAGATGAGCTTCTCGTACACACACATGAACTGTATCCTGTACGCTCTGGGCGTGGGGATGTCCACCAGAGAGCCTGACCACCTCAAGTTCCTGTACGAAGGCCACGAGGACTTCAGCTGTCTGCCCACGTTTGGAGTGATTCCGGCCCTGAGCGCCATGACGGGCCTCGGCAGCGTCCCGGACCTCAACATCGACTTCACCAGG ctgCTGCACGGAGAGCAGTATCTGGAGATGTTCAGAGCGCTGCCCACCTCAG GGACTCTGACGTCTCGGGGCTCGGTGGCAGATGTGCTGGATAAAGGGTCAGGAATGGTCATCCTGCTGGACG tgcatACGTACAGCGAGGGTGAGCTGGTGTGTTATAATCAGTTCTCGGTGTTCATCGTCGGCGCTGGAGGATTCGGGGGGAAGCGCACGTCCCAGAAGGCTGTG GTCACAGCTGCTCCTCCAGACAGAGCTCCAGACGCTGTGATTGTAGATCAGACATCGAGAGATCAG gcgGCTCTGTACAGACTGAGCGGGGACTGGAACCCGCTGCACATCGACCCCAGTTTCGCCGCAATGGGAG GGTTCAAGTCTCCCATCCTGCATGGCCTGTGTTCGTTTGGCTTCGCCGCTCGTCACGTTCTCAAGCAGTACGCCGCAAACGACGTGTCCAGATTCAAGTCCATCAAg GTGCGTTTCGTGAAGCCCGTGTATCCGGGACAGTCTCTGCAGACGGAGATGTGGAAGGAAGCGAACAGGATTCACATCCAGTGCAAG GTGAAGGAAACAGAACATGTTCTCCTcacttcagcacacacacacacccacacagatgCGTCGGTCAGCGGCGGGTCACCGCAG ACCGGCGGCCTGCAGAGCGACCTGGTGTTCGCTGAGATCGGACGCAGGATCAGAGACGCGGGTCAGGAGCTGGTGAAGAAGGTCAACGCTGTGTTCGGATGGGAGATCAGCAGAGACGGCAGAACCGTCCGAGAGTGGA CCATGGATCTGAAGACGGGTGGAGGATCTCTGCGCAGCGGAGCCTCTAAAGCAGACGTGATCTTCACCGTCTCAGACGAGGACTTCATGGAGGTGGTGAAGGGCAAGCTGAACCCTCAGAAG GCGTTCTTCTCCGGCAAGCTGAAGGTCAGAGGGAACATCATGTTGAGCCAGAAGCTGGAGGCCGTGCTGAAGGACTACGCCAAGCTCTGA
- the hsd17b4 gene encoding peroxisomal multifunctional enzyme type 2 isoform X1, with protein MPAPLTFDGRVVLVTGAGGGLGREYALAFGQRGAAVIVNDLGGDIKGGGRSSAAADKVVEEIRAKGGKAVANYDSVEDGEKLIQTALDTFGRIDIVVNNAGILRDRSFARTSDVDWDLIHRVHLRGSFLVSRAAWNHMKNQKFGRIIMTSSAAGIYGNFGQANYSAAKLGLLGLSNTLAIEGQKYNIHCNTIAPTAGSRLTETVMPPDLVQSLRAEYVAPLVLWLCHDACPENGGLFEVGAGWIGKLRWERSLGRIVRQKNESMTPEAVRDAWSEICDFTDASRPSSIQESLQTLVEVLSRVEDERGIRANPTGATAGTNPSSAVGQTLPEMSFSYTHMNCILYALGVGMSTREPDHLKFLYEGHEDFSCLPTFGVIPALSAMTGLGSVPDLNIDFTRLLHGEQYLEMFRALPTSGTLTSRGSVADVLDKGSGMVILLDVHTYSEGELVCYNQFSVFIVGAGGFGGKRTSQKAVVTAAPPDRAPDAVIVDQTSRDQAALYRLSGDWNPLHIDPSFAAMGGFKSPILHGLCSFGFAARHVLKQYAANDVSRFKSIKVRFVKPVYPGQSLQTEMWKEANRIHIQCKVKETEHVLLTSAHTHTHTDASVSGGSPQARLHTHTHTHTHTLRSDSLGADRDDAVRSQTGGLQSDLVFAEIGRRIRDAGQELVKKVNAVFGWEISRDGRTVREWTMDLKTGGGSLRSGASKADVIFTVSDEDFMEVVKGKLNPQKAFFSGKLKVRGNIMLSQKLEAVLKDYAKL; from the exons ATGCCTGCGCCTTTGACTTTCGACGGCAGAGTGGTGCTGGTGACCGGAGCCGGAGGAG GTTTGGGGAGGGAATACGCTCTGGCGTTCGGTCAGAGAGGAGCCGCTGTCATCG TCAATGATCTGGGAGGAGATATTAAAGGAGGTGGCAGGAGCTCAGCGGCCGCTGATAAAGTGGTGGAGGAGATCAGAGCTAAAGGGGGCAAAGCCGTGGCCAATTACG ATTCAGTGGAAGACGGGGAGAAGCTCATCCAGACGGCGCTGGACACATTTGGCCGAATAG atATCGTGGTGAATAACGCTGG GATTCTGCGGGACCGATCGTTCGCCAGGACCAGCGACGTAGACTGGG ACCTGATTCACCGCGTGCACCTGAGGGGCTCCTTCCTGGTCTCGAGGGCCGCCTGGAACCACATGAAGAACCAGAAGTTTGGGAG GATCATCATGACGTCGTCCGCGGCGGGAATCTACGGTAACTTCGGTCAGGCCAACTACAGCGCGGCCAAGCTGGGTCTGCTGGGTCTGTCCAACACGCTGGCCATCGAAGGACAGAAGTACAACATCCACTGCAACACCATCGCTCCGACCGCAGGATCCCGCCTCACCGAGACCGTCATGCCTCCAG ACCTGGTGCAGTCTCTGAGGGCCGAGTACGTGGCTCCGCTGGTGCTGTGGCTGTGTCATGACGCGTGTCCGGAGAACGGAGGACTGTTCGAG GTCGGCGCCGGATGGATCGGAAAAT TGCGCTGGGAGAGGAGTCTGGGTCGAATCGTGCGGCAGAAGAATGAGAGCATGACGCCGGAGGCCGTGCGAGACGCTTGGAGCGAGATCTGTGACTTCACTGACGCCAGCAGACCCTCCAGCATCCAGG AGTCGCTGCAGACGCTGGTGGAGGTTCTGTCCAGAGTGGAAGATGAACGTGGAATCAGAGCCAATCCGACCGGAGCCACCGCCGGCACTAACCCT TCGTCGGCTGTGGGTCAGACGCTGCCGGAGATGAGCTTCTCGTACACACACATGAACTGTATCCTGTACGCTCTGGGCGTGGGGATGTCCACCAGAGAGCCTGACCACCTCAAGTTCCTGTACGAAGGCCACGAGGACTTCAGCTGTCTGCCCACGTTTGGAGTGATTCCGGCCCTGAGCGCCATGACGGGCCTCGGCAGCGTCCCGGACCTCAACATCGACTTCACCAGG ctgCTGCACGGAGAGCAGTATCTGGAGATGTTCAGAGCGCTGCCCACCTCAG GGACTCTGACGTCTCGGGGCTCGGTGGCAGATGTGCTGGATAAAGGGTCAGGAATGGTCATCCTGCTGGACG tgcatACGTACAGCGAGGGTGAGCTGGTGTGTTATAATCAGTTCTCGGTGTTCATCGTCGGCGCTGGAGGATTCGGGGGGAAGCGCACGTCCCAGAAGGCTGTG GTCACAGCTGCTCCTCCAGACAGAGCTCCAGACGCTGTGATTGTAGATCAGACATCGAGAGATCAG gcgGCTCTGTACAGACTGAGCGGGGACTGGAACCCGCTGCACATCGACCCCAGTTTCGCCGCAATGGGAG GGTTCAAGTCTCCCATCCTGCATGGCCTGTGTTCGTTTGGCTTCGCCGCTCGTCACGTTCTCAAGCAGTACGCCGCAAACGACGTGTCCAGATTCAAGTCCATCAAg GTGCGTTTCGTGAAGCCCGTGTATCCGGGACAGTCTCTGCAGACGGAGATGTGGAAGGAAGCGAACAGGATTCACATCCAGTGCAAG GTGAAGGAAACAGAACATGTTCTCCTcacttcagcacacacacacacccacacagatgCGTCGGTCAGCGGCGGGTCACCGCAGGcacgtctgcacacacacacacacacacacacacacactctgagatCAGACTCGCTCGGAGCAGACCGTGATGATGCTGTTCGTTCACAGACCGGCGGCCTGCAGAGCGACCTGGTGTTCGCTGAGATCGGACGCAGGATCAGAGACGCGGGTCAGGAGCTGGTGAAGAAGGTCAACGCTGTGTTCGGATGGGAGATCAGCAGAGACGGCAGAACCGTCCGAGAGTGGA CCATGGATCTGAAGACGGGTGGAGGATCTCTGCGCAGCGGAGCCTCTAAAGCAGACGTGATCTTCACCGTCTCAGACGAGGACTTCATGGAGGTGGTGAAGGGCAAGCTGAACCCTCAGAAG GCGTTCTTCTCCGGCAAGCTGAAGGTCAGAGGGAACATCATGTTGAGCCAGAAGCTGGAGGCCGTGCTGAAGGACTACGCCAAGCTCTGA